Proteins encoded by one window of Fibrobacter sp. UWT2:
- a CDS encoding polysaccharide biosynthesis tyrosine autokinase: MEPNNQYNSMGSSSPAKHKEDDEIDILEVLGLLLKHKFFLACCIAVGCAVGFLASNFMRPQYTSDALLQIDVKGNKAGKAMGEMGALLDVASPAEAEIELLKSRMVLNYVVEKEHLCFNAYPKGIIDRLLHTEGRMDLEDLYIPEIARDEKWMAHVVGEDEIAVFTPEGVKLLQGKVGEALSAPYGGDTLRIHVKHLLARPGQVFAIVQSEPLDAVRGLVKQLDVSERGKQTGIIGVSYTNRYADKAASVLNTIANIYLRQNVEMRSAEAEKTLEFLEEQLPGVKAKLDTAEKNLADYRLKIGSVDMTGETRVHLEKVSELEKQVLELEQQRQEATRLFKEEHPSVQTIVQQQNRLRAELSRLKKSAENMPKTQQDVRSLQEEVAVNNAQYTAMLNNIQQLRVVRAGEVGNVRIVDYAQIERRPSKPNKKVVFAGCVGGSFLLGALLLYLLQMTKRGVRSSLEIERETGISVYAKIPKAENAILLKRNKGKNTKPLVEDDPDSPSSEALRSLYTAIEFATNDLRVMMVTGMIPGVGKSFVSKNVSALFAGSGKKTLLIDADMRRGVVYSHRKQGLGDVLEGKCSLDNAVADSITKNLYVLGAGKTDVSPSELLRGETFKNLLEEAKSKFDIIIVDTPPLELVTDSELIYPIVDFALSVLHYGKHTMDQIKESMMKLDRCCEGKARAFVMNHCESDGHGYGYGSYGYGKYGYYGKDKKKK, encoded by the coding sequence ATGGAACCGAATAATCAGTACAATTCAATGGGATCGAGCTCACCGGCAAAGCATAAGGAAGACGATGAAATCGATATCCTTGAAGTCTTGGGTTTGTTGCTGAAGCACAAATTCTTCTTGGCTTGTTGTATTGCGGTGGGCTGCGCCGTAGGCTTTTTGGCATCCAACTTTATGCGCCCCCAGTATACGAGCGACGCTCTTTTGCAGATTGACGTGAAGGGTAACAAGGCCGGTAAGGCCATGGGCGAAATGGGTGCCCTTTTGGATGTGGCCAGCCCTGCCGAAGCCGAAATCGAACTTTTGAAGAGCCGCATGGTCTTGAACTATGTGGTCGAAAAGGAACACCTTTGTTTTAACGCCTACCCGAAGGGAATCATCGACCGCTTGCTCCATACGGAAGGCCGCATGGATCTCGAAGACTTGTACATCCCCGAAATCGCACGCGATGAAAAGTGGATGGCTCATGTGGTGGGCGAAGATGAAATCGCCGTGTTCACTCCCGAAGGCGTCAAGCTTTTGCAGGGTAAGGTGGGCGAGGCCCTCTCTGCTCCCTATGGCGGCGACACGCTCCGAATTCACGTGAAGCACCTGCTGGCAAGGCCGGGACAGGTGTTCGCTATCGTGCAGTCCGAACCGCTAGATGCGGTCCGAGGCTTGGTTAAACAGCTCGACGTGTCCGAACGCGGCAAGCAGACGGGCATTATCGGCGTGTCTTACACCAACCGCTATGCAGACAAAGCTGCTTCGGTCCTGAATACCATTGCCAATATCTACCTGCGCCAGAATGTGGAAATGCGCAGTGCCGAAGCCGAAAAGACTTTGGAATTCCTGGAAGAACAGCTCCCGGGCGTGAAGGCTAAACTCGATACGGCCGAAAAGAACCTGGCCGATTACCGTTTGAAGATCGGTTCCGTGGACATGACGGGCGAAACCAGAGTCCACTTGGAAAAGGTTTCGGAACTTGAAAAGCAGGTCTTGGAACTGGAACAGCAGCGCCAAGAAGCCACTCGCTTGTTCAAGGAAGAACACCCCTCCGTGCAGACGATTGTGCAGCAGCAGAACCGCCTGCGTGCCGAACTTTCTCGACTCAAGAAGTCTGCCGAAAACATGCCGAAAACGCAGCAAGACGTTCGTAGCCTGCAAGAAGAAGTGGCTGTGAACAATGCCCAGTATACGGCCATGTTGAATAACATCCAGCAGCTGCGCGTGGTGCGTGCCGGTGAAGTCGGTAACGTGCGCATTGTGGACTATGCTCAGATTGAACGTAGACCCTCTAAGCCGAATAAGAAGGTTGTGTTTGCAGGTTGCGTAGGCGGTTCCTTCCTGTTGGGAGCCTTGCTGCTTTACCTGTTGCAGATGACCAAGCGTGGCGTCCGCAGCTCTCTTGAAATTGAACGTGAAACGGGTATTAGCGTGTACGCCAAGATTCCGAAGGCCGAAAACGCAATCCTCCTCAAGCGCAACAAGGGCAAAAACACGAAGCCCCTGGTTGAAGACGATCCCGATTCGCCGTCGAGCGAAGCGCTGCGTTCTCTTTATACGGCTATTGAATTTGCAACGAACGATTTGCGCGTCATGATGGTGACGGGTATGATTCCGGGCGTGGGCAAGTCCTTTGTGTCCAAGAACGTTTCTGCCCTTTTTGCAGGCTCTGGCAAAAAGACTTTGCTCATTGATGCCGACATGCGCCGCGGCGTGGTGTACAGCCACCGCAAGCAGGGCCTTGGCGATGTGCTCGAAGGCAAGTGCTCCTTGGATAACGCTGTGGCCGATTCCATTACCAAGAACCTGTATGTGCTTGGTGCCGGTAAGACCGACGTTTCCCCGAGCGAACTCTTGCGCGGCGAAACCTTCAAGAACCTTTTGGAAGAAGCCAAGTCCAAGTTCGATATCATTATCGTGGACACGCCTCCTCTGGAACTCGTCACCGATTCCGAACTCATTTACCCGATTGTGGACTTCGCCTTGTCCGTGCTCCATTACGGCAAGCATACCATGGACCAGATCAAGGAATCCATGATGAAGCTCGACCGCTGCTGCGAAGGCAAGGCTCGCGCCTTCGTGATGAACCATTGCGAATCCGACGGTCATGGCTACGGCTACGGCAGCTATGGCTACGGCAAGTACGGCTATTACGGTAAAGACAAAAAGAAAAAGTAA
- a CDS encoding nucleoside monophosphate kinase — MAKIPAVLIFGAPGSGKGTVGAKLAATTSLKHISTGDIFRGIAPSSESGKLLASYSSKGLLVPDEATVEIFGRFIEGLVNTNKVNPDKDTLLLDGIPRTVAQVKLIESVVDVKHIFVLDIKDEKTIVARLLNRAKIEGRKDDADEAVIKNRLKVYKESTAKVLGKYSKSIISRINGDNTPDEVFCDTLAAYVKFCKASAKKAPAKKAPAKKTAKKK, encoded by the coding sequence ATGGCTAAAATTCCTGCAGTTCTTATCTTTGGCGCACCGGGTTCCGGCAAGGGTACCGTCGGCGCAAAGCTCGCTGCTACTACGTCCCTCAAGCACATTTCCACGGGTGACATCTTCCGTGGCATTGCCCCGTCCAGCGAATCTGGCAAGCTCCTTGCTTCTTACTCCAGCAAGGGCCTCTTGGTTCCGGATGAAGCTACTGTCGAAATCTTCGGCCGCTTCATCGAAGGCCTCGTCAATACGAACAAGGTAAATCCGGATAAGGACACCCTCCTCCTCGACGGTATTCCTCGCACTGTTGCTCAGGTCAAGCTCATTGAATCCGTGGTCGACGTGAAGCACATCTTCGTGCTCGACATCAAGGACGAAAAGACCATCGTGGCTCGCCTCCTGAACCGCGCCAAGATCGAAGGCCGTAAGGACGACGCCGACGAAGCCGTGATCAAGAACCGTCTCAAGGTTTACAAGGAATCCACCGCTAAGGTGCTCGGCAAGTACAGCAAGTCCATCATCAGCCGCATCAACGGCGACAACACTCCGGACGAAGTGTTCTGCGACACTCTCGCTGCCTACGTGAAGTTCTGCAAGGCTTCTGCAAAGAAGGCCCCTGCTAAGAAGGCTCCGGCTAAGAAGACCGCTAAGAAGAAATAA